In Oscillatoria sp. FACHB-1407, a single genomic region encodes these proteins:
- a CDS encoding peptidoglycan-binding domain-containing protein: protein MPVLRPPARVLINNARFTAADLVALRQAIRSRTATVEDAKTIATQYADTLEAGVGNQLRELLQSLGSSTAIAAPIANLAQEQGLLTGQVILPDSGQRHASVRSVQRALIALANRTQQVAYMLPQGGADGVYGNETTLAVRAFQQRNGLPVTGKVNPATAKAIDQALRNTQVPGIMTASPADLVQAAKELCTGSVALNYGVPQPWINIDPNHNVPVDRPFMLLVNRWKCNLFGGNVLRKGGYEPPYYGNQGKGEYPNANQWFKWSDKHAPRFGNRVHFQLIAEVAPASMEWEASKRAIADLLAKAKPGDFLLQDHPGSQVADGGHTRVAIATQFTTNGTVSFAQAQFDQAGIQQEGVDDLTGSENLWLLRPNLRM from the coding sequence ATGCCTGTTTTGCGTCCACCTGCGAGAGTGCTGATTAACAATGCTCGATTTACAGCAGCCGATCTGGTGGCACTGCGACAGGCAATCCGATCGCGTACGGCAACGGTTGAGGACGCAAAGACGATCGCCACTCAGTATGCCGATACGCTAGAAGCGGGGGTAGGCAATCAGTTGCGAGAGCTACTACAAAGTTTAGGGAGTTCAACCGCGATCGCTGCCCCCATTGCCAATCTTGCGCAGGAACAAGGGTTGCTCACAGGTCAAGTCATCTTGCCGGATAGCGGACAGCGACATGCATCGGTGCGATCTGTGCAACGGGCGTTAATTGCCCTCGCCAACCGAACCCAACAAGTCGCCTACATGCTACCGCAGGGCGGAGCCGATGGAGTCTATGGCAATGAGACGACATTGGCAGTCAGAGCTTTTCAACAACGAAATGGGCTACCTGTGACAGGTAAGGTCAACCCGGCAACCGCAAAAGCGATTGATCAAGCCCTGCGGAATACCCAGGTTCCCGGTATCATGACGGCTTCCCCGGCGGATTTGGTGCAGGCAGCTAAGGAACTGTGTACAGGGTCAGTGGCATTGAATTATGGAGTGCCACAGCCATGGATCAACATAGACCCAAATCACAACGTTCCGGTCGATCGCCCCTTTATGCTGCTGGTCAATCGTTGGAAATGTAATCTGTTTGGCGGCAACGTGTTGCGCAAGGGAGGCTATGAGCCACCTTACTATGGCAATCAGGGCAAAGGAGAATATCCCAATGCCAACCAGTGGTTTAAGTGGAGCGACAAGCACGCTCCCCGATTTGGCAATCGAGTCCATTTTCAATTGATTGCAGAAGTTGCTCCAGCCTCAATGGAGTGGGAAGCCAGCAAACGGGCGATCGCCGATCTATTAGCTAAAGCGAAACCGGGTGACTTTTTGCTACAAGATCACCCCGGCTCCCAAGTGGCAGATGGGGGACATACCCGCGTGGCGATCGCCACCCAATTTACAACTAATGGCACCGTTTCGTTTGCCCAGGCTCAATTTGATCAGGCAGGCATTCAGCAAGAAGGCGTTGATGATTTAACAGGTTCTGAAAATCTTTGGCTCCTGCGTCCCAATCTCCGGATGTGA
- the queA gene encoding tRNA preQ1(34) S-adenosylmethionine ribosyltransferase-isomerase QueA — protein sequence MECNYGATSNEEDLQLHAYDYELPPEQIAQNPAVPRDSSRLLVVTSQAGHQHHIFRDLPDLLQPGDLLVLNNTQVIPARLFGRTTTGARVEVLLLEEQAPQQWLALVKPGKRLKLGTTILFGGATAEQDTDGSEPWLIASVTARDEATGGRILTFQVPSGKSLLSVVHQLGEVPLPPYINQSQATAEQYQTVYAEQVGSVAAPTAGLHFTPDLLARLQDRGIQQVFITLHVGVGTFRPVEVEDITAHQMHGEWLDVSAEVVEQICQTKANGGRVIAVGTTATRALEGAAQGGTLRPYCGKTELYIYPGYRWRVIDGLITNFHLPKSSLMMLVSALIGRSRLLALYQEAIAQKYRFYSFGDAMLILPEARVKESGE from the coding sequence ATGGAGTGTAACTACGGAGCAACTTCCAACGAGGAAGATTTACAACTGCATGCGTATGATTACGAATTGCCTCCTGAGCAGATTGCCCAAAATCCAGCGGTTCCTCGCGATAGCTCTCGGCTATTGGTTGTTACTTCGCAGGCTGGCCATCAACACCACATTTTTCGGGATTTGCCCGATCTACTCCAGCCCGGCGATCTATTAGTGCTCAACAATACTCAGGTCATTCCTGCTCGTCTCTTTGGTCGTACAACGACGGGGGCAAGAGTAGAAGTATTGCTGTTAGAAGAGCAGGCTCCGCAGCAGTGGTTGGCTCTGGTCAAGCCGGGTAAACGCTTGAAACTTGGAACAACCATCTTGTTTGGGGGCGCAACGGCTGAGCAGGATACCGATGGGTCGGAACCCTGGTTAATTGCATCAGTGACCGCACGAGATGAAGCAACTGGCGGGCGGATATTGACCTTTCAGGTGCCCTCTGGCAAGTCTTTGTTATCGGTGGTTCATCAATTGGGGGAGGTTCCCCTGCCACCCTATATCAACCAATCACAAGCGACTGCTGAGCAATATCAAACCGTCTATGCCGAACAGGTAGGGTCAGTTGCTGCTCCGACAGCAGGGCTACACTTTACTCCAGACTTGTTGGCTCGGCTGCAAGACAGGGGAATTCAACAGGTGTTCATCACGCTCCATGTGGGTGTCGGCACGTTTCGCCCAGTGGAAGTGGAAGACATCACGGCCCATCAAATGCATGGGGAATGGTTAGATGTTTCGGCAGAGGTAGTAGAGCAAATTTGCCAGACTAAAGCCAATGGAGGACGAGTGATTGCAGTTGGGACGACTGCAACCCGTGCTCTAGAAGGAGCGGCACAAGGAGGAACGCTGCGACCCTATTGTGGCAAAACGGAGTTATATATCTATCCGGGCTATCGCTGGCGCGTCATTGATGGGCTAATCACTAACTTTCACTTACCCAAGTCAAGCTTGATGATGTTGGTAAGTGCGCTGATTGGGCGATCGCGCTTATTAGCGTTGTATCAAGAGGCGATCGCTCAAAAATATCGCTTCTATTCCTTTGGAGATGCAATGCTGATTTTGCCAGAGGCAAGAGTGAAGGAGAGTGGGGAGTAG
- a CDS encoding YraN family protein has translation MTANLTVGALAEDFVALWLEAHRYTVLERRWHCRWGELDIIAQSPPFHSGDLPTVVFVEVKARRRQNWDANGLLAITAQKQAKLWQTAQLFLTEHPEWADCPCRFDVALVSYRSLLARQSQPSSIKAPPAIAIESGVFVPLGDYQFCLHHYIPAAFE, from the coding sequence ATGACAGCAAACTTAACCGTTGGTGCTCTAGCAGAAGATTTCGTAGCACTCTGGCTAGAGGCTCACCGCTATACCGTGTTAGAACGCCGCTGGCACTGCCGTTGGGGCGAGTTAGACATCATTGCTCAATCTCCCCCATTCCACTCCGGTGATTTGCCGACGGTTGTGTTTGTCGAGGTCAAAGCCCGTCGTCGTCAAAATTGGGATGCGAACGGGTTGCTTGCCATCACCGCACAAAAGCAAGCTAAACTCTGGCAAACTGCCCAGCTTTTTCTAACAGAGCACCCAGAATGGGCAGACTGTCCCTGTCGGTTTGATGTGGCGTTGGTGAGCTATCGATCGCTTCTAGCCCGACAATCCCAGCCCTCATCAATCAAAGCTCCACCTGCGATCGCCATTGAGTCAGGTGTGTTTGTGCCTTTGGGAGACTACCAATTCTGCTTGCACCACTACATCCCAGCAGCATTTGAATAA
- a CDS encoding pentapeptide repeat-containing protein: protein MSFQFCWFRRTNGQGWAARWLIRQICLFAICLSIGGFFVLGVPANAEATDYNKQFLVGADFSGRSLTDDSFTKANLRYSNFSHSDLRGVSFFGANLEGANLEGATLSYATLDSARFVETNLTNAVLEGAFAFNANFDGATIDGADFTDVLLRQDVQERLCEIAQGTNPTTGRNTRETLECDFN, encoded by the coding sequence ATGAGTTTTCAATTCTGCTGGTTTCGTAGGACAAATGGGCAGGGATGGGCAGCCCGATGGCTCATTCGTCAGATTTGTCTATTTGCCATATGTCTGAGCATTGGAGGCTTCTTTGTTTTGGGAGTTCCCGCCAACGCGGAAGCCACGGATTACAATAAGCAGTTTTTAGTAGGGGCTGATTTTTCGGGGCGATCGCTCACAGATGACAGTTTTACTAAAGCCAACCTCCGCTACAGCAACTTCAGTCATTCTGACCTGCGGGGAGTCAGCTTTTTTGGGGCAAACCTGGAGGGGGCAAATCTCGAAGGAGCGACCCTGAGCTATGCCACCCTTGACTCTGCCCGTTTTGTTGAAACTAACCTCACCAATGCGGTGCTAGAAGGAGCTTTTGCCTTTAACGCCAATTTTGACGGAGCAACCATCGACGGAGCAGATTTTACCGATGTGTTGCTGCGGCAGGATGTGCAGGAACGTTTGTGTGAAATTGCTCAAGGCACCAATCCAACCACTGGACGCAACACACGCGAAACGTTGGAATGCGATTTCAATTAG
- the nrdJ gene encoding ribonucleoside-triphosphate reductase, adenosylcobalamin-dependent, protein MVQNIERTRQTSPFPEAAPAANPVFYRTYSRRGEKAAGLRETWDEVCDRTLQGIIELGKLTASEAALISRMQRQVKSLPSGRWLWVGGTSWINKSENFSGAYNCTSTNVVDWRSFGLMMDLAMMGCGTGAVLEPKYINQLPAIRNRLSITLVSEIGATPVAERHDLTEVMVEGNQVTIRVGDSRQGWVKSYQSLLELSTDERFKDEVQVAIDLSDVRPAGERLKGFGGVANPIRLPGLYERCAAILNKAIGRQLTSVECCLLIDEAAACVVAGNIRRSAGMRQFDSEDALAAIAKDNLWMQDAEGNWRIDPERDALRMANHTRVFHRKPTLEECSEAVQKQYYSGEGAIQWAGEAERRAQGEGRYGLNPCGEIIGENFHCNLAEVHLNQLNPHDFREQEEAFTAGALAVAALLNHQFMEPRYQQSRADDPIVGVSFTGLFDFFVNAFGVEWLRWWQQGRPDTVTGLEFKQREQQYLSFWKDVVHRVVWEYCDRHGIKRPNRCTTVQPAGTKSLLTGASPGWHPPKAQRFIRRITFRKNDPVALACQEYGYNIVPSQSDKDENGNLLNDPLDPRCTEWLVEIPVEVPWANLPGADEIEIEKFSALAQFDFYMQVQKYYTAHNTSATIELYEDEIEPLATRIHQAIADDEGYISAALLARFNAPFPRLPFEKIDRTTYVQLQRDVQTRQKTNDFYSALARYDSGESTVEGPAGCDSDKCMLPEKQG, encoded by the coding sequence ATGGTTCAAAACATCGAACGCACCCGCCAAACGAGTCCATTTCCAGAGGCTGCTCCTGCGGCTAATCCCGTCTTTTATCGCACTTACAGTCGTCGTGGCGAAAAAGCGGCGGGTTTACGAGAAACCTGGGATGAAGTGTGCGATCGCACCCTACAAGGCATCATCGAACTGGGTAAACTCACTGCCAGTGAAGCGGCTTTAATCAGCCGGATGCAACGCCAGGTAAAAAGTCTACCCTCCGGTCGCTGGCTGTGGGTCGGGGGTACGAGTTGGATCAATAAGTCCGAAAACTTTTCCGGAGCCTACAACTGCACCAGCACAAACGTCGTAGATTGGCGTTCTTTTGGGCTGATGATGGATTTGGCGATGATGGGATGTGGCACTGGTGCCGTTTTAGAACCGAAATATATCAATCAATTACCTGCTATTCGCAATCGCCTCAGCATTACTCTGGTGAGTGAGATTGGGGCAACACCCGTAGCCGAACGTCATGACTTGACTGAGGTGATGGTTGAGGGCAATCAAGTCACGATTCGTGTGGGCGATAGCCGTCAGGGATGGGTCAAATCTTATCAGTCTTTGCTGGAGCTATCGACCGATGAGCGGTTTAAGGATGAGGTGCAGGTGGCGATCGACCTCAGTGATGTGCGTCCGGCTGGGGAACGGTTGAAGGGATTTGGTGGAGTTGCTAACCCGATTCGTCTGCCGGGGCTGTATGAACGGTGTGCTGCCATTCTCAACAAAGCGATCGGGCGACAGTTGACGTCGGTGGAGTGTTGCCTGTTGATCGATGAAGCGGCTGCCTGCGTCGTTGCCGGAAATATTCGTCGTAGTGCAGGGATGCGCCAGTTTGATAGTGAGGATGCACTGGCAGCGATCGCCAAAGATAATCTGTGGATGCAGGATGCCGAGGGCAATTGGCGGATTGACCCTGAACGGGATGCTTTGCGGATGGCAAACCATACCCGTGTGTTTCACCGCAAACCGACACTAGAGGAATGCAGTGAGGCAGTGCAGAAGCAATACTATTCTGGTGAGGGTGCGATTCAGTGGGCAGGTGAAGCCGAGCGTCGGGCTCAGGGTGAAGGACGCTACGGTCTGAATCCTTGTGGAGAAATTATTGGGGAAAACTTCCACTGCAACCTGGCAGAAGTTCACCTCAACCAACTCAATCCCCATGATTTTCGTGAGCAAGAAGAGGCGTTCACAGCCGGGGCACTGGCAGTCGCTGCGCTGCTCAACCACCAATTTATGGAGCCACGCTATCAGCAATCCCGTGCTGATGATCCGATTGTGGGTGTGTCCTTCACCGGATTGTTTGATTTCTTTGTTAATGCCTTTGGTGTGGAATGGTTGCGTTGGTGGCAACAGGGGCGTCCTGACACGGTGACAGGTCTGGAGTTTAAGCAGCGAGAGCAGCAATACTTGAGCTTTTGGAAAGATGTGGTGCATCGGGTCGTGTGGGAGTATTGCGATCGCCACGGCATCAAACGTCCTAACCGTTGCACGACTGTCCAACCAGCGGGCACCAAATCCCTGCTCACAGGAGCCAGTCCAGGTTGGCACCCACCCAAAGCACAGCGGTTTATTCGCCGAATTACCTTCCGCAAAAATGATCCCGTTGCGCTGGCTTGCCAGGAATACGGTTACAATATCGTGCCTTCTCAGTCAGACAAGGATGAAAACGGCAATTTGTTGAATGACCCGCTTGACCCCCGCTGTACCGAATGGTTGGTCGAAATCCCGGTAGAAGTTCCCTGGGCAAACCTGCCTGGGGCAGATGAGATTGAGATCGAAAAGTTCTCGGCTCTGGCGCAATTTGACTTCTACATGCAAGTGCAAAAGTATTACACCGCCCACAACACCAGTGCCACTATCGAACTCTATGAGGATGAGATTGAACCCCTGGCAACTCGGATTCATCAGGCGATCGCCGATGATGAGGGCTACATTAGTGCGGCATTGTTAGCTCGCTTCAATGCGCCATTCCCCCGGTTGCCCTTTGAGAAGATCGACCGCACGACCTATGTGCAGTTGCAGCGCGATGTCCAGACCCGACAAAAGACAAACGACTTCTATAGTGCTCTCGCTCGCTATGATTCGGGTGAGTCAACCGTAGAAGGACCGGCGGGCTGTGACAGTGACAAGTGCATGTTGCCTGAAAAGCAGGGTTAG